The following proteins are co-located in the Paraburkholderia phytofirmans PsJN genome:
- a CDS encoding iron transporter produces the protein MRISSFVRGGAAAVAAVAAFSATAAEYPIGKQQIHGGMEINAVYLQPITMEPEGMMRKASDSDIHLEADIHAVKNNPTGFAEGDWMPYLQVHYELTKAGSTQTQKGDLMPMVANDGPHYGDNVKLQGPGKYHLKMVVEAPMQSGHMAFGRHVDKETGVGPWFKPITLEYDFAYAGIGKKGGY, from the coding sequence ATGCGGATTTCTTCATTTGTGCGTGGTGGCGCAGCAGCGGTGGCCGCAGTCGCGGCGTTCTCGGCAACGGCGGCGGAATATCCGATCGGCAAGCAGCAGATTCATGGCGGCATGGAAATCAATGCGGTCTATCTGCAGCCGATCACGATGGAACCCGAAGGCATGATGCGCAAAGCCTCGGATTCGGACATCCACCTGGAAGCCGACATTCACGCGGTCAAGAACAACCCGACCGGCTTCGCCGAAGGCGACTGGATGCCGTATCTGCAAGTGCACTACGAACTGACGAAAGCCGGTTCGACTCAGACGCAAAAGGGCGACCTGATGCCGATGGTCGCCAACGACGGCCCGCACTACGGCGACAACGTCAAGCTGCAAGGCCCGGGCAAGTATCACCTGAAGATGGTTGTCGAGGCGCCGATGCAATCGGGCCACATGGCGTTCGGCCGCCACGTCGACAAGGAAACCGGCGTGGGTCCGTGGTTCAAGCCGATCACCCTCGAATACGACTTCGCGTACGCCGGCATCGGCAAGAAGGGCGGTTACTGA
- a CDS encoding FTR1 family iron permease — protein MGQILFIVWRESVEALLVVGILYAWLKNGDDDARRGLPYLWGGVAAGLIAAVALGAALVGFTEVLSGDAQDYFQTAMVLVACVLIVQMVLWMKQHGRTLKRDMEQSLQKSQRDSNWWGVALLVALAIAREGSETVIFLYGLGFGQSGHVGASQMLAVVIGLALAFLTFYILQLGGKIFSWRLFFRITEIMLLFLGAGLFQTGVDKLIDKEILPTIIDQMWNSSAVLDDSSTFGSLVATLTGYRAHPALMNLIAYAAYWGVVYLLLRRANRKPARQAAGRTA, from the coding sequence ATGGGTCAGATTCTATTCATCGTGTGGCGGGAAAGTGTCGAGGCGTTGCTGGTCGTCGGCATCCTGTACGCGTGGCTGAAAAATGGCGACGACGACGCGCGCCGCGGTTTGCCGTACCTGTGGGGCGGCGTGGCAGCCGGTCTGATTGCGGCGGTGGCGCTCGGCGCCGCGCTGGTGGGTTTCACCGAAGTGCTCTCCGGCGACGCGCAGGATTATTTCCAGACCGCGATGGTGCTGGTCGCCTGCGTGCTGATCGTGCAGATGGTGCTGTGGATGAAGCAGCACGGCCGCACGCTCAAGCGCGACATGGAACAGTCGCTGCAAAAGAGCCAGCGCGATTCGAACTGGTGGGGCGTCGCCTTGTTGGTAGCGTTGGCGATCGCGCGTGAAGGCAGCGAGACGGTGATCTTTCTGTACGGCCTCGGCTTCGGCCAATCGGGTCACGTGGGCGCCAGCCAGATGCTCGCGGTCGTGATCGGCCTGGCGCTCGCGTTCCTGACCTTCTATATCCTGCAGTTGGGCGGCAAGATCTTCTCGTGGCGGCTCTTTTTCCGCATCACGGAAATCATGCTGCTGTTCCTCGGCGCGGGTCTGTTCCAGACCGGTGTGGACAAGCTGATCGACAAGGAAATCCTGCCGACCATCATCGATCAGATGTGGAATTCGTCGGCGGTCCTCGACGATTCGAGCACCTTCGGTTCGCTGGTTGCCACGCTCACCGGCTATCGCGCTCACCCGGCGTTGATGAATCTGATCGCTTATGCGGCTTACTGGGGTGTGGTCTACCTGCTGCTGCGCCGCGCGAATCGCAAGCCGGCACGACAAGCCGCTGGGCGCACGGCATGA
- a CDS encoding 4Fe-4S binding protein yields the protein MSTVMTRPGRLAAAGQWMQRHGAAIRGIQWVVVAVYAFLILVPAVMPLPDDSAHLWNNLTLAAQFVFWGIWWPFVLLSMVMLGRVWCGVLCPEGALAEFASKYGRGRAIPHWMRWGGWPFVAFGITTIYGQMVSVYQYPKAVLLVLGGSTFAAMIIGLLYGREKRVWCKYLCPVNGVFSLLARLAPFHYKVDEEAWRRSYKNGEHGHRVIPINCAPLVPLRNMKGASDCHMCGRCSGHRDAIALTWRAPSSEVVQLGDKQANPWDTALILYGLLGIAIGAFHWTASRWFVDLKIFLANWLVDHDITWPLDTNAPWFLFTHYPEQNDVFSWLDGTMVIGYILATALVYGTVLLVLLMGATRMLGRFNGVRLHHLTQGLIPIAGAGVFLGLSATTLSLLRAEHVSLWWASDMRIAILAIANLWSAWLAWLVTRRYSERFVQRGLAMVWFAAALAVVDSAWWLMFWGWASK from the coding sequence ATGAGTACGGTAATGACCCGCCCAGGCCGCCTCGCCGCGGCCGGGCAGTGGATGCAGCGTCACGGTGCCGCGATTCGCGGCATTCAATGGGTCGTGGTGGCGGTGTACGCGTTTCTGATTCTGGTGCCGGCGGTGATGCCGCTGCCGGACGACTCGGCGCACTTGTGGAACAACCTGACGCTCGCCGCGCAGTTCGTGTTCTGGGGTATCTGGTGGCCGTTCGTGTTGCTCTCGATGGTCATGCTCGGTCGTGTCTGGTGCGGGGTGCTATGTCCCGAAGGCGCGCTCGCCGAATTCGCCAGCAAATACGGCCGAGGCAGGGCGATCCCGCACTGGATGCGCTGGGGCGGCTGGCCGTTCGTCGCGTTCGGCATCACCACCATTTACGGTCAGATGGTGAGCGTCTACCAGTATCCGAAAGCCGTGCTGCTGGTGTTAGGCGGCTCGACCTTCGCGGCGATGATCATCGGCTTGCTATACGGACGCGAGAAGCGCGTCTGGTGCAAATACCTCTGCCCCGTCAACGGGGTTTTTTCGCTTCTGGCGCGGCTCGCGCCGTTTCACTACAAAGTCGATGAAGAGGCATGGCGCCGTTCGTACAAGAACGGCGAGCATGGGCATCGCGTGATTCCGATCAATTGCGCGCCGCTCGTGCCCTTGCGCAATATGAAGGGCGCGTCGGACTGCCATATGTGCGGCCGCTGCAGCGGCCACCGCGACGCGATTGCGTTGACATGGCGTGCGCCGTCGTCGGAAGTGGTGCAGTTGGGCGACAAGCAGGCCAACCCGTGGGATACCGCGTTGATCCTGTACGGCCTGCTGGGCATCGCGATCGGCGCGTTTCACTGGACCGCGTCGCGCTGGTTCGTCGATCTGAAGATTTTCCTCGCGAACTGGCTGGTCGATCACGACATCACGTGGCCGCTCGACACCAACGCGCCGTGGTTCCTGTTCACGCATTACCCCGAACAGAACGACGTGTTTTCGTGGCTCGACGGCACGATGGTGATCGGCTACATCCTCGCCACGGCGTTGGTGTACGGCACCGTGCTACTGGTGCTGCTGATGGGCGCGACGCGCATGCTGGGGCGCTTCAATGGCGTGCGTCTGCATCATTTGACGCAAGGGCTGATTCCGATTGCTGGCGCGGGCGTGTTTCTCGGTCTGTCCGCGACCACGCTGTCGCTGCTGCGCGCGGAGCATGTGTCGCTGTGGTGGGCGTCGGATATGCGCATCGCGATTCTGGCGATTGCCAACCTGTGGAGCGCATGGCTCGCCTGGCTCGTGACGCGTCGCTACAGCGAGCGTTTCGTTCAACGCGGCCTCGCGATGGTGTGGTTCGCCGCGGCGTTGGCCGTGGTCGATAGCGCGTGGTGGCTGATGTTCTGGGGCTGGGCTTCGAAGTAA
- the uvrB gene encoding excinuclease ABC subunit UvrB, which yields MSEQHLTEADETLDESKFVRFEGSPFQLYQPYPPAGDQPTAIDTLVEGVEDGLSFQTLLGVTGSGKTFTMANTIARLGRPAIVFAPNKTLAAQLYSEFREFFPRNAVEYFVSYYDYYQPEAYVPQRDLFIEKDSSINEHIEQMRLSATKSLMERRDVVIVATVSAIYGIGNPSEYHKMILTLRTGDKLGQRDIIARLIAMQYNRNEADFQRGSFRVRGDTIDIFPAEHAEMAVRVELFDDEIETLQLFDPLTGRVRQKIPRFTVYPSSHYVTPRDTVVRAVETIKAELRERLEFFYSGGKLVEAQRLEQRTRFDLEMLQELGFCKGIENYSRHFSGAAPGEPPPTLVDYLPSDALMLLDESHVLIGQLNGMYNGDRARKENLVDYGFRLPSALDNRPLKFNEFERKMRQVVFVSATPADYEQKTAGQVAEQLVRPTGLVDPEIEVRPARSQVDDVLGEINERVKAGDRVLVTVLTKRMAEQLTEFLADHGVKVRYLHSDIDTVERVEIIRDLRLGTFDVLVGINLLREGLDIPEVSLVAILDADKEGFLRAERSLIQTIGRAARNVNGKAILYGDKITDSMRRAIDETERRRNKQIAFNLANGITPRGVVKRIRDIIDGVYNVDDARAELKEQQARAKFEDMSEKQLAKELKRLEKQMMEHAKNLEFEKAAQTRDQLALLRQRVFGANVGDHVSGAD from the coding sequence ATGTCCGAACAACATCTGACTGAAGCCGACGAAACGCTGGACGAATCCAAATTTGTCCGATTCGAAGGCTCGCCGTTCCAGCTATACCAGCCGTATCCGCCCGCCGGCGACCAGCCCACGGCGATCGACACGCTCGTCGAAGGCGTCGAAGATGGCCTCTCGTTCCAGACGCTGCTCGGTGTGACCGGTTCCGGCAAGACCTTCACGATGGCCAATACGATCGCGCGGCTCGGCCGCCCGGCCATTGTGTTCGCGCCGAACAAGACGCTCGCCGCGCAACTCTACTCCGAGTTCCGCGAGTTCTTCCCGCGCAATGCGGTCGAGTACTTCGTCTCGTACTACGACTACTACCAGCCGGAAGCGTACGTGCCGCAGCGCGATCTGTTCATCGAGAAGGACTCGTCGATCAACGAGCACATCGAGCAGATGCGGCTGTCGGCCACCAAGAGTCTGATGGAGCGGCGCGACGTGGTGATCGTCGCTACCGTGTCGGCCATTTACGGTATCGGCAACCCGTCTGAATATCACAAAATGATTCTGACGCTGCGCACCGGCGACAAGCTCGGCCAGCGCGACATCATCGCGCGTCTGATCGCCATGCAGTACAACCGCAACGAGGCCGACTTCCAGCGCGGCTCGTTCCGCGTGCGCGGCGACACGATCGATATCTTTCCGGCCGAGCACGCCGAGATGGCGGTGCGCGTCGAGTTGTTCGACGACGAAATCGAAACCCTGCAACTATTCGATCCGCTCACGGGCCGCGTGCGTCAAAAGATTCCGCGCTTCACGGTGTATCCGTCGTCGCACTATGTGACGCCGCGCGATACCGTGGTGCGCGCGGTCGAAACGATCAAGGCCGAACTGCGCGAGCGGCTCGAATTCTTCTATAGCGGCGGCAAGCTCGTCGAAGCGCAGCGGCTCGAACAGCGCACGCGCTTCGACCTGGAAATGCTGCAGGAACTCGGCTTCTGCAAGGGCATCGAGAACTACTCACGGCACTTCTCGGGCGCGGCGCCCGGCGAGCCGCCGCCTACGCTGGTCGACTATCTGCCGTCGGACGCGCTCATGCTGCTCGACGAATCGCACGTGCTGATCGGCCAGCTGAACGGCATGTACAACGGCGACCGCGCGCGTAAGGAAAATCTGGTCGACTACGGTTTCCGCCTGCCGTCGGCGCTCGACAACCGGCCGCTCAAGTTCAACGAGTTCGAGCGCAAGATGCGCCAGGTGGTGTTCGTGTCGGCCACGCCGGCGGACTACGAGCAGAAGACGGCAGGGCAGGTGGCCGAACAACTGGTGCGTCCGACCGGCCTCGTCGATCCAGAAATCGAGGTGCGTCCGGCTCGCAGCCAGGTCGACGACGTACTCGGCGAGATCAACGAGCGCGTCAAGGCGGGTGACCGCGTGCTGGTCACGGTGCTGACCAAGCGCATGGCCGAACAGTTGACCGAGTTTCTGGCCGACCACGGCGTCAAGGTGCGTTATCTGCACAGCGACATCGACACCGTGGAGCGGGTGGAAATTATCCGCGATCTGCGTCTGGGCACCTTCGACGTGCTGGTCGGGATCAACCTGTTGCGCGAAGGGCTGGATATTCCGGAAGTGTCGCTGGTCGCGATTCTCGACGCGGACAAGGAAGGCTTTCTGCGCGCCGAGCGCTCGCTGATCCAGACCATCGGCCGGGCGGCGCGCAACGTGAACGGCAAGGCGATTCTCTACGGGGACAAAATCACGGACTCGATGCGCCGTGCCATCGACGAAACCGAGCGGCGGCGCAACAAGCAGATCGCCTTCAACCTCGCGAACGGCATTACGCCGCGCGGCGTGGTCAAGCGCATTCGCGACATTATCGACGGCGTGTACAACGTCGACGACGCCCGCGCCGAACTGAAGGAACAGCAGGCGCGCGCGAAATTCGAGGACATGTCCGAGAAGCAGCTTGCCAAGGAACTCAAGCGCCTCGAAAAGCAGATGATGGAGCACGCCAAGAACCTTGAGTTCGAGAAGGCCGCGCAGACCCGCGACCAGCTCGCGCTGCTGCGCCAGCGCGTGTTCGGCGCGAACGTCGGCGATCACGTGTCGGGCGCCGATTAA
- a CDS encoding cupredoxin domain-containing protein, with product MRINRKIAIFAATVLLASAAQAADLPTFKLEMNDGKLNPARIEVPAGQRIKIEVRNTGKGAAEFESVQLRKEKVLAPGADSFVVIAPLEPGEYKFFDDFHQQAQGVIVAK from the coding sequence ATGAGAATCAACCGAAAGATCGCGATCTTCGCCGCCACGGTTTTGCTGGCAAGCGCGGCGCAGGCGGCCGACCTGCCGACCTTCAAGCTGGAAATGAACGACGGCAAGCTGAATCCGGCCCGCATCGAAGTGCCGGCGGGACAGCGTATCAAGATCGAAGTGCGCAACACGGGCAAAGGCGCGGCCGAATTCGAAAGCGTGCAGTTGCGTAAGGAAAAAGTGTTGGCGCCGGGCGCGGATTCGTTCGTCGTGATCGCGCCGCTCGAGCCGGGCGAGTACAAGTTTTTCGACGATTTTCACCAGCAGGCGCAGGGCGTCATCGTCGCAAAGTAG